In Magnolia sinica isolate HGM2019 chromosome 12, MsV1, whole genome shotgun sequence, a single genomic region encodes these proteins:
- the LOC131220064 gene encoding uncharacterized protein LOC131220064, whose protein sequence is MRGDKQTRRAFMICCGVTTIFIIILLAVLIALFLTVFKPKQPQIQTQSVSPKGIEFQVFPFLQLNVTLGLVVTVKNRNYGSFKNDNSTAFVYYHGELVAEAPIERGMIPARSSRNISTTVEILADKLLTSLYFWADIGTGSLNLTSSLTLHGKASFLKLIKIHATAINTCDISVFLHSGTVDSSCHAKIKI, encoded by the coding sequence atgagaggtGATAAGCAAACACGGAGAGCTTTCATGATCTGTTGTGGGGTCACAACCATTTTCATTATCATTCTCCTAGCAGTCTTGATAGCCTTATTTCTCACCGTCTTTAAACCCAAACAACCCCAAATCCAAACCCAATCTGTTAGTCCCAAAGGCATTGAATTTCAAGTGTTCCCCTTCCTTCAACTAAATGTGACATTAGGACTAGTGGTTACAGTAAAAAACCGCAATTACGGAAGTTTCAAGAACGATAACTCGACGGCATTTGTTTACTACCATGGAGAGCTTGTCGCGGAAGCTCCAATCGAGCGCGGCATGATCCCAGCACGGTCCAGCCGCAATATCAGCACTACTGTGGAGATTCTTGCGGATAAGTTGCTAACAAgcctttatttttgggctgataTTGGCACGGGGTCATTGAATCTCACCTCATCTTTGACATTGCATGGGAAGGCTAGCTTTCTCAAGCTCATAAAGATTCACGCCACGGCCATTAATACATGTGACATTTCGGTATTTCTTCACAGTGGGACGGTGGATTCAAGTTGCCATGCGAAAATAAAGATATGa